The proteins below are encoded in one region of Archocentrus centrarchus isolate MPI-CPG fArcCen1 chromosome 13, fArcCen1, whole genome shotgun sequence:
- the LOC115790395 gene encoding odorant receptor 131-2-like, which produces MGDNSSFIAGGSLLRTLNDRVIIVQVLVGLFLCINLMLIITFFIKDTFYTSMRYILFAVTLLSDCLILIITNLLLILTYFNVSMQMWLCVLVFAVTSVYNFVTPVTLTAMTLERYVAICMPLRHGELCSIRSALRCILIIHGLSSVPCIVTLSVFFASVSLSFFRLYQVCSVEMFILHSWQGHLRSAISQFYFLIMCIVIVFSYIQIMKVAKAASGENKKSSHKGLRTVVLHAFQLLLCLIQLWCPFIEAAVLQTNFMLFINVRYFNYIMFNLTPRCLSPLIYGLRDEKFSLALKYDILCPLHRNKSVGFSN; this is translated from the coding sequence ATGGGTGACAACAGCTCATTCATTGCTGGTGGATCCTTATTACGAACGCTCAATGACAGAGTGATCATAGTTCAGGTTTTGGTAGGACTTTTCCTTTGCATTAACCTTATGTTGATCATAACTTTCTTCATTAAGGACACCTTTTACACATCCATGCGCTACATCCTATTTGCTGTCACATTACTATCTGATTGTctcattttaattattacaaATCTGTTGCTGATCTTAACCTATTTTAATGTTTCCATGCAGATGTGGTTGTGCGTTCTTGTATTTGCAGTGACATCTGTGTATAACTTTGTCACACCAGTTACTCTGACAGCAATGACTCTGGAGCGCTATGTGGCCATTTGTATGCCTCTGCGTCATGGAGAGCTTTGCTCGATACGCAGTGCGCTGCGTTGCATCCTCATCATTCATGGCCTCAGCTCTGTACCCTGTATTGTGACTCTGTCAGTCTTCTTTGCATCTGTATCCTTAAGCTTCTTCAGATTGTACCAGGTTTGCTCTGTGGAAATGTTCATTTTACACAGTTGGCAGGGTCATCTGAGGTCAGCTATAAGTCAGTTTTACTTCTTGATTATGTGCATTGTCATAGTTTTCTCCTACATTCAAATAATGAAAGTGGCCAAAGCTGCATCAGGAGAGAACAAAAAGTCAAGCCACAAAGGGCTCAGAACAGTGGTTCTTCATGCTTTCCAGCTGCTCCTGTGTCTCATCCAGCTGTGGTGTCCATTCATAGAAGCTGCTGTCCTTCAGACtaattttatgttgtttattaATGTCAGGTACTTCAACTATATAATGTTTAATCTCACTCCTAGATGTCTAAGTCCTCTCATTTACGGCCTCAGAGATGAAAAATTTTCCCTGGCACTAAAATATGACATTCTCTGTCCCTTACACAGGAACAAATCTGTAGGGTTTTCTAACTGA
- the LOC115790396 gene encoding odorant receptor 131-2-like, whose amino-acid sequence MASNNSLIDDHLAVNKVSNQVIIVQIFISMFICINLFQITTFFMKDVFYTTMRYILFAVTLMSDSLFLFVTDVLLILSFLNFTIQMWLCVIIYIVLSVYTFVTPVTLTAMTLERYVAICMPLHHPELCSTQRALHVTLIIHSLSSVPCIVILSIFFASANHSFYTQRRICAVEIFIFHSWQGHLRAAISQLYFLIMSITIVFSYVQIMKVAKAASGENKKLMWKGLSTVVLHGFQLLLCLIQLWSSFIEAAVLQIDFKLYVNVRYFNYITFILAPRCLSPLIYGLRDEMFAHALKYYAFCALYKKHPAA is encoded by the coding sequence ATGGCATCTAATAACTCACTGATTGATGATCATTTGGCAGTAAACAAAGTCAGTAATCAGGTCATCATAGTACAGATATTTATCTCCATGTTTATTTGCATCAACCTTTTCCAAATCACCACATTTTTTATGAAAGATGTTTTTTACACAACCATGCGCTACATCTTATTTGCTGTTACACTGATGTCCGattctctctttttatttgtCACTGATGTCTTGCTCATTTTGAGCTTTTTGAATTTCACCATAcaaatgtggttgtgtgttatTATATacattgttttgtctgtgtaCACATTTGTCACACCAGTTACTCTGACAGCAATGACCCTGGAGCGCTATGTGGCCATTTGCATGCCCCTGCACCATCCAGAGCTGTGCTCTACACAGAGAGCTCTGCACGTGACCCTGATCATTCACAGCCTCAGCTCTGTGCCCTGCATTGTTATTCTTTCTATTTTCTTTGCATCAGCAAACCACAGCTTCTATACCCAGAGAAGAATATGTGCTGTTGAAATATTCATCTTTCACAGTTGGCAGGGTCATCTTAGGGCAGCTATAAGTCAGCTTTATTTCTTGATTATGTCCATCACTATTGTTTTCTCCTATGTGCAAATAATGAAAGTGGCTAAAGCTGCATCAGGAGAGAATAAGAAGTTGATGTGGAAAGGCCTCAGTACAGTGGTTCTTCATGGTTTCCAGCTGCTGCTTTGTCTCATCCAGCTCTGGAGTTCATTCATAGAGGCTGCTGTCCTCCAAATTGATTTTAAGTTATATGTTAATGTGAGGTACTTTAATTACATAACCTTTATTCTTGCTCCAAGATGTCTGAGTCCTTTAATTTATGGCCTCAGGGATGAAATGTTTGCTCATGCACTGAAATACTATGCTTTCTGTGCCTTGTATAAGAAACATCCAGCAGCTTAA